From Corvus cornix cornix isolate S_Up_H32 chromosome 15, ASM73873v5, whole genome shotgun sequence, one genomic window encodes:
- the MAPKAPK5 gene encoding MAP kinase-activated protein kinase 5 isoform X1, producing MSQDHDMDKTIKETSILEEYNINWTQKLGAGISGPVRVCMKKSSQERFALKILLDRPKARNEVRLHMMCATHPNIVQIIEVYANSVQFPHESSPRARLLIVMEMMEGGELFHRISQHRHFTEKQASQVTKQIALALQHCHSLNIAHRDLKPENLLFKDNSLDAPVKLCDFGFAKVDQGDLMTPQFTPYYVAPQVLEAQRRHQKEKSGIIPTSPTPYTYNKSCDLWSLGVIIYVMLCGYPPFYSKHHSRTIPKDMRKKIMTGSFEFPEEEWSQISEMAKDIVRKLLKVKPEERLTIEGVLDHPWLNSTEALDNILPSAQLMMDKAMVAGIQQAHAEQLANMRIQDLKVSLKPLHSVNNPILRKRKLLGTKPKDGVYIHDPENGSNDSNVALEKLRDVIAQCILPQAGKGENEDEKLNEVMQEAWKYNRECKLLRDTLQSFSWNGRGFTDKVDRLKLAEIVKQVIEEQTNSHDSQ from the exons GAAACCTCCATTTTAGAGGAATACAACATTAACTGGACTCAgaagctgggagctgggatcaGTGGGCCCGTTAG AGTCTGCATGAAAAAATCCTCCCAAGAACGCTTTGCACTGAAAATCCTCCTCGATCGTCCAAAAGCTCGAAATGAG GTACGTCTGCACATGATGTGTGCAACACATCCCAATATTGTTCAAATAATTGAAGTTTATGCTAACAGTGTGCAGTTCCCACATGAATCCAGCCCCAG GGCTCGGCTCCTAATTGTAATGGAGATGATGGAAGGGGGAGAGCTCTTCCACAGAATCAGCCAGCACCGGCACTTTACTGAGAAGCAAGCGAGCCAAGTAACAAAGCAG ATAGCTTTGGCTTTGCAGCACTGCCACTCACTAAACATTGCACACAGAGACCTCAAGCCTGAGAATCTCCTCTTCAAGGATAACTCTCTG GATGCACCTGTTAAATTGTGTGACTTTGGGTTTGCCAAAGTAGACCAAGGTGACTTGATGACACCCCAGTTCACTCCCTATTACGTAGCACCTCAG GTATTGGAGGCACAAAGAagacatcagaaagaaaagtctGGTATTATCCCCACCTCTCCAACTCCTTACACTTACAACAAG AGCTGTGACCTGTGGTCCCTGGGGGTCATTATCTACGTGATGCTGTGTGGATACCCCCCTTTTTACTCCAAGCACCACAGCCGGACGATTCCCAAGGACATGAGGAAAAAGATCATGACAGGAAGCTTTGAATTCCCAGAGGAAGAGTGGAGCCAGATCTCAGAAATGGCAAAAGACATTGTGAGAAA gctgctgaAGGTCAAACCTGAGGAACGCCTGACCATTGAGGGGGTGTTGGACCATCCCTGGCTCAATTCCACGGAGGCCCTGGATAACATCCTGCCCTCTGCCCAGCTGATGATGGACAAG GCCATGGTGGCAGGGATCCAACAGGCTCACGCAGAACAACTTGCAAACATGAGAATCCAAGACCTCAAAGTGAGCCTGAAACCCCTTCACTCCGTGAACAACCCGATCCTGCGCAAGCGGAAACTCCTGGG CACCAAGCCAAAGGATGGTGTTTACATCCATGACCCTGAGAATGGAAGCAACGATTCCAACGTGGCTCTGGAGAAGCTGAGAGATGTGATTGCTCAGTGCATTCTACCACAGGCTGGTAAAG GAGAGAATGAAGATGAGAAGCTGAATGAAGTGATGCAGGAGGCCTGGAAATACAACAGGGAGTGCAAGTTGCTGCGAGACACCCTGCAGAGCTTCAGCTGGAATG gcAGAGGATTCACAGACAAAGTGGATCGACTAAAACTGGCAGAAATTGTCAAACAAGTGATTGAAGAGCAGACAAACTCCCACGACTCTCAATAG
- the MAPKAPK5 gene encoding MAP kinase-activated protein kinase 5 isoform X2: MSQDHDMDKTIKETSILEEYNINWTQKLGAGISGPVRVCMKKSSQERFALKILLDRPKARNEVRLHMMCATHPNIVQIIEVYANSVQFPHESSPRARLLIVMEMMEGGELFHRISQHRHFTEKQASQVTKQIALALQHCHSLNIAHRDLKPENLLFKDNSLDAPVKLCDFGFAKVDQGDLMTPQFTPYYVAPQVLEAQRRHQKEKSGIIPTSPTPYTYNKSCDLWSLGVIIYVMLCGYPPFYSKHHSRTIPKDMRKKIMTGSFEFPEEEWSQISEMAKDIVRKLLKVKPEERLTIEGVLDHPWLNSTEALDNILPSAQLMMDKAMVAGIQQAHAEQLANMRIQDLKVSLKPLHSVNNPILRKRKLLGTKPKDGVYIHDPENGSNDSNVALEKLRDVIAQCILPQAGENEDEKLNEVMQEAWKYNRECKLLRDTLQSFSWNGRGFTDKVDRLKLAEIVKQVIEEQTNSHDSQ; this comes from the exons GAAACCTCCATTTTAGAGGAATACAACATTAACTGGACTCAgaagctgggagctgggatcaGTGGGCCCGTTAG AGTCTGCATGAAAAAATCCTCCCAAGAACGCTTTGCACTGAAAATCCTCCTCGATCGTCCAAAAGCTCGAAATGAG GTACGTCTGCACATGATGTGTGCAACACATCCCAATATTGTTCAAATAATTGAAGTTTATGCTAACAGTGTGCAGTTCCCACATGAATCCAGCCCCAG GGCTCGGCTCCTAATTGTAATGGAGATGATGGAAGGGGGAGAGCTCTTCCACAGAATCAGCCAGCACCGGCACTTTACTGAGAAGCAAGCGAGCCAAGTAACAAAGCAG ATAGCTTTGGCTTTGCAGCACTGCCACTCACTAAACATTGCACACAGAGACCTCAAGCCTGAGAATCTCCTCTTCAAGGATAACTCTCTG GATGCACCTGTTAAATTGTGTGACTTTGGGTTTGCCAAAGTAGACCAAGGTGACTTGATGACACCCCAGTTCACTCCCTATTACGTAGCACCTCAG GTATTGGAGGCACAAAGAagacatcagaaagaaaagtctGGTATTATCCCCACCTCTCCAACTCCTTACACTTACAACAAG AGCTGTGACCTGTGGTCCCTGGGGGTCATTATCTACGTGATGCTGTGTGGATACCCCCCTTTTTACTCCAAGCACCACAGCCGGACGATTCCCAAGGACATGAGGAAAAAGATCATGACAGGAAGCTTTGAATTCCCAGAGGAAGAGTGGAGCCAGATCTCAGAAATGGCAAAAGACATTGTGAGAAA gctgctgaAGGTCAAACCTGAGGAACGCCTGACCATTGAGGGGGTGTTGGACCATCCCTGGCTCAATTCCACGGAGGCCCTGGATAACATCCTGCCCTCTGCCCAGCTGATGATGGACAAG GCCATGGTGGCAGGGATCCAACAGGCTCACGCAGAACAACTTGCAAACATGAGAATCCAAGACCTCAAAGTGAGCCTGAAACCCCTTCACTCCGTGAACAACCCGATCCTGCGCAAGCGGAAACTCCTGGG CACCAAGCCAAAGGATGGTGTTTACATCCATGACCCTGAGAATGGAAGCAACGATTCCAACGTGGCTCTGGAGAAGCTGAGAGATGTGATTGCTCAGTGCATTCTACCACAGGCTG GAGAGAATGAAGATGAGAAGCTGAATGAAGTGATGCAGGAGGCCTGGAAATACAACAGGGAGTGCAAGTTGCTGCGAGACACCCTGCAGAGCTTCAGCTGGAATG gcAGAGGATTCACAGACAAAGTGGATCGACTAAAACTGGCAGAAATTGTCAAACAAGTGATTGAAGAGCAGACAAACTCCCACGACTCTCAATAG
- the MAPKAPK5 gene encoding MAP kinase-activated protein kinase 5 isoform X3 codes for MRARLLIVMEMMEGGELFHRISQHRHFTEKQASQVTKQIALALQHCHSLNIAHRDLKPENLLFKDNSLDAPVKLCDFGFAKVDQGDLMTPQFTPYYVAPQVLEAQRRHQKEKSGIIPTSPTPYTYNKSCDLWSLGVIIYVMLCGYPPFYSKHHSRTIPKDMRKKIMTGSFEFPEEEWSQISEMAKDIVRKLLKVKPEERLTIEGVLDHPWLNSTEALDNILPSAQLMMDKAMVAGIQQAHAEQLANMRIQDLKVSLKPLHSVNNPILRKRKLLGTKPKDGVYIHDPENGSNDSNVALEKLRDVIAQCILPQAGKGENEDEKLNEVMQEAWKYNRECKLLRDTLQSFSWNGRGFTDKVDRLKLAEIVKQVIEEQTNSHDSQ; via the exons ATGAG GGCTCGGCTCCTAATTGTAATGGAGATGATGGAAGGGGGAGAGCTCTTCCACAGAATCAGCCAGCACCGGCACTTTACTGAGAAGCAAGCGAGCCAAGTAACAAAGCAG ATAGCTTTGGCTTTGCAGCACTGCCACTCACTAAACATTGCACACAGAGACCTCAAGCCTGAGAATCTCCTCTTCAAGGATAACTCTCTG GATGCACCTGTTAAATTGTGTGACTTTGGGTTTGCCAAAGTAGACCAAGGTGACTTGATGACACCCCAGTTCACTCCCTATTACGTAGCACCTCAG GTATTGGAGGCACAAAGAagacatcagaaagaaaagtctGGTATTATCCCCACCTCTCCAACTCCTTACACTTACAACAAG AGCTGTGACCTGTGGTCCCTGGGGGTCATTATCTACGTGATGCTGTGTGGATACCCCCCTTTTTACTCCAAGCACCACAGCCGGACGATTCCCAAGGACATGAGGAAAAAGATCATGACAGGAAGCTTTGAATTCCCAGAGGAAGAGTGGAGCCAGATCTCAGAAATGGCAAAAGACATTGTGAGAAA gctgctgaAGGTCAAACCTGAGGAACGCCTGACCATTGAGGGGGTGTTGGACCATCCCTGGCTCAATTCCACGGAGGCCCTGGATAACATCCTGCCCTCTGCCCAGCTGATGATGGACAAG GCCATGGTGGCAGGGATCCAACAGGCTCACGCAGAACAACTTGCAAACATGAGAATCCAAGACCTCAAAGTGAGCCTGAAACCCCTTCACTCCGTGAACAACCCGATCCTGCGCAAGCGGAAACTCCTGGG CACCAAGCCAAAGGATGGTGTTTACATCCATGACCCTGAGAATGGAAGCAACGATTCCAACGTGGCTCTGGAGAAGCTGAGAGATGTGATTGCTCAGTGCATTCTACCACAGGCTGGTAAAG GAGAGAATGAAGATGAGAAGCTGAATGAAGTGATGCAGGAGGCCTGGAAATACAACAGGGAGTGCAAGTTGCTGCGAGACACCCTGCAGAGCTTCAGCTGGAATG gcAGAGGATTCACAGACAAAGTGGATCGACTAAAACTGGCAGAAATTGTCAAACAAGTGATTGAAGAGCAGACAAACTCCCACGACTCTCAATAG